One window from the genome of Osmerus eperlanus chromosome 3, fOsmEpe2.1, whole genome shotgun sequence encodes:
- the si:ch211-214p13.9 gene encoding cell surface glycoprotein CD200 receptor 1-A — translation MRNMWILGAVLYFLAVTETWSLVEGNNPNSANYRSTPSSTSNLQGESKLHVHRSENFRVGSNVTLQCSNKTWSEMIYTIWKIPTHEKISSQCQISSTEDGQNMNTCNDGKTLCNTTNGESYLHIPEFSERDKGSYFCETVHKGGSYAAKIEVLVIAPPIVSAWIEKEGSRYTAVCEADRGKPAASISWRTTWNSSSAVITTKPTSDGFHSVSSRLVIAEGVARTNLSCVVSHPSWTDEQTHDPNIATKDYFSDSQKSQIIVISVVTVSIVMAVFGGIYFTLRNLHTIRNCFVSNTTPEESKCSPVDEVEEVEPYASYVQRVNTIYNSSDDFFK, via the exons ATGAGGAACATGTGGATACTAGGAGCTGTGCTATATTTCCTGGCAGTGACCGAAACATGGAGTCTTGTGGAAG GAAACAACCCCAATAGCGCTAACTATCgctccaccccttcctccacctccaactTGCAAGGAGAGTCCAAACTCCATG TCCACAGAAGTGAGAATTTCCGAGTAGGGAGTAATGTCACTTTGCAGTGCAGCAACAAGACATGGAGTGAAATGATCTACACTATCTGGAAGATACCCACCCATGAAAAAATATCATCCCAGTGTCAAATATCATCTACTGAAGATGGCCAAAACATGAACACCTGCAACGATGGCAAAACCCTGTGCAATACAACCAATGGAGAGTCCTATCTGCACATCCCAGAGTTCTCTGAGAGAGATAAAGGCTCCTACTTTTGTGAAACAGTTCATAAAGGAGGGAGCTACGCTGCAAAGATTGAAGTGTTGGTAATAG CTCCTCCAATCGTTTCTGCctggatagagaaagagggcaGCAGGTATAcggctgtgtgtgaggctgaCAGAGGCAAGCCTGCTGCTTCCATCTCCTGGAGGACCACATGGAACTCCTCCTCAGCTGTGATCACAACTAAGCCCACTTCGGATGGCTTCCATTCTGTGAGCAGTCGCTTGGTAATAGCCGAGGGTGTTGCCAGGACAAACCTTAGCTGTGTTGTCAGTCATCCTTCCTGGACAGATGAGCAGACACATGATCCGAATATCGCAACAAAAGATTATTTTTCTG ACTCCCAAAAATCTCAGATCATCGTCATCTCTGTGGTAACCGTCAGTATAGTCATGGCAGTTTTTGGCGGTATATACTTCACTCTGAGGAACCTTCACACAATCAG GAATTGCTTTGTgtccaacaccacaccggaggaGTCAAAATGTTCACCG gttgatgaagtggaagaagtTGAGCCATACGCTAGCTATGTGCAGCGTGTAAACACCATCTACAACTCTTCTGACGATTTCTttaaataa